A region of Flavobacterium album DNA encodes the following proteins:
- a CDS encoding alpha-amylase family glycosyl hydrolase — protein MIKKLIFLLSIFFTINTSAQQEVIYHIFQRSFFDSNGDGNGDLKGIQQKLDYLQQLGITTILLTPLYQSDLYHNYFATDFEAIDKEYGSFKEYRDLILEVHKRKMKLYQDVEMQYVSGKHPWFTDSYKNPKSEYSKYVYYNDKANEKPYYFWDVPEFTTYDNSKEQIILVNMKDPKVKEYTLKVLKYWIDPDGNGNFNDGVDGYRLDHMMDNLDNANKLTNLFKDFWTPLLNDLRKVNPALQIVAEQADWNSYGQEYFTKGNADRVFAFRLRQAITSFDKKKIEKAADSTFLYNPAGKQQVVFIENHDTDRFASEAGMSIGKLKIGAAMNILMGGVPSIYYGQELGMKGKRVQHPTDGTDIPIREAFEWYAAEAGPGMALWYKDTGPWWDNRNIKADDGISLEEQQKDPNSLWSYYKQLIRLKKVQPALAFGDYKTIPNTNDNVFSFTRTYKDEKILVVVNLSGNTEDVMIDPREDYNISNLKLLSGTPNVILPRDGKNLTMTPYTVQVWRFPKGN, from the coding sequence ATGATCAAAAAACTCATTTTTTTATTATCGATTTTTTTTACAATAAATACCTCCGCACAGCAGGAAGTGATATACCATATATTCCAGCGCAGTTTTTTCGACAGTAATGGCGATGGCAACGGCGACCTGAAGGGAATACAGCAAAAACTGGATTATTTGCAGCAACTGGGCATTACTACGATCTTGCTCACGCCATTGTACCAAAGCGATCTTTACCATAATTATTTCGCCACCGATTTTGAGGCTATAGATAAGGAATACGGCAGCTTTAAGGAATACCGCGACCTGATACTGGAGGTGCACAAACGCAAAATGAAGCTGTACCAGGATGTAGAGATGCAGTATGTATCGGGGAAGCATCCGTGGTTTACCGATTCGTATAAGAACCCGAAGTCGGAGTACAGCAAATATGTTTATTACAACGATAAGGCGAACGAAAAGCCGTATTACTTTTGGGATGTACCGGAGTTTACTACCTATGATAATTCGAAAGAACAGATCATTTTGGTGAACATGAAGGACCCGAAAGTAAAGGAATATACACTGAAAGTCCTGAAATACTGGATCGATCCGGATGGTAATGGTAACTTTAATGATGGGGTGGATGGCTACAGGCTGGATCATATGATGGATAACCTTGATAATGCCAACAAACTCACCAACCTGTTTAAGGATTTCTGGACACCGCTACTGAATGACCTGCGAAAAGTAAACCCGGCATTGCAGATCGTTGCCGAACAGGCCGACTGGAATTCCTATGGGCAGGAGTATTTTACCAAAGGCAATGCAGACAGGGTGTTTGCCTTTCGGCTAAGGCAGGCCATAACATCTTTTGATAAAAAGAAGATCGAAAAGGCGGCCGACAGCACATTCCTGTATAACCCTGCGGGTAAGCAACAGGTGGTTTTTATAGAGAACCATGACACCGATCGTTTTGCATCGGAGGCTGGAATGAGCATTGGCAAGCTGAAAATAGGGGCCGCGATGAATATACTGATGGGCGGGGTACCTTCCATATATTATGGGCAGGAACTCGGCATGAAGGGTAAAAGGGTACAACACCCGACTGATGGTACCGATATCCCCATCCGGGAAGCTTTTGAATGGTATGCTGCAGAGGCCGGACCCGGCATGGCGCTTTGGTACAAGGACACCGGCCCATGGTGGGACAACCGTAACATAAAGGCGGACGATGGAATCTCCTTAGAAGAGCAGCAGAAAGACCCCAATTCGCTGTGGAGTTATTATAAGCAGCTCATCCGCCTTAAAAAAGTGCAGCCTGCGTTGGCTTTTGGCGATTATAAAACGATACCGAATACCAATGATAACGTATTTTCTTTTACAAGAACATATAAAGATGAAAAGATACTGGTGGTTGTCAATCTTTCAGGTAATACCGAAGATGTGATGATTGATCCCCGTGAAGATTATAATATATCGAACCTGAAACTCCTTTCGGGTACACCCAATGTAATATTACCGCGCGACGGCAAAAACCTTACTATGACCCCTTATACCGTGCAGGTTTGGAGGTTTCCGAAGGGTAATTGA
- a CDS encoding T9SS type A sorting domain-containing protein produces the protein MMKIVQRTFHKVLLVMMVAFGSFEAGAQILAWDAANNGGGFGASPWAPATQDTNVTTSGLVRGSAIATSGTPAGGAWGGSGGWAAGSGVSTDANSFYFTVVAASGYKMSLSEITTATRRSNSGPSGYTLYYSVNGGAFVSAGTATTTSTSGTGGTANSIPLSSISELQDVAAGTIVKFRINPTGSAGNYYITNGTNSLRVNGTVTQAQPDAPVATAATAIGAAGFTANWNSVTGATGYRLDVATDAAFTQMSEIYDNFAVTGTSQLVSVGIEPNVTYYYRVRAEVNAATSPNSNVITATTLNPVPATITTTQILPASITTTTAVSGGNVTSDGMAAVTARGVVWATTTNPTTASLTTTDGTGTGIFTSNFSGLTPNTHYYYRAYATNSIGTSYGAEYSFWTLANTPGSPTISNADIFSIDIAIDANGNPASTVYAIMINGGGLTGQFVAADGSVSDTAVWQTAAQWGAVITVDVLMPGTTYTFSVAAQNGAGVQTPWSAAAQGSTNPLPGPTTLTLLNNTIDFEPACLSTDSDGAVGSFVFEATNLSGTGIGLGTVLVSGPDGMPLEGISFSTTADGQFDEGTFQVEAIEEGQDNTIYVRFDPTSGVSYGTLVIELSLIDPMNSTAEPITVEAVIVDLPEAGAAQAVCAGSTVANLTTTSGTDIKWYTVQTGGTALAATDVLATGTYYASQSIGECESARIPVVVTVNPIPDAPVAEAQLFCGTATAGELQATTGTSLKWYDVATGGTPLSATAALATGTYYVTQTMTDCESARTSVAVTVNAIPDAPTAPAQLFCGPATVDGLTLTTGAAPKWYTAETGGDALEMETALASGTYYVSQTVGGCESARTAVEVTVNPIPAAPAVVPVQTFCNTATVADLDADGENILWYTSATGGTALSETTAITAGTSLFYASQTINGCESTTRTAVAVQLNLTAAPAAAAQSFCGAGTVSELMAATSSPVWYADEIGGTALEGTTALATGTYYVSQTINGCESARTAVAVTVTQVINPEGDDTQDFEAGETLADLEVEGENIVWYADEALETILPDTTPLADETTYYAVATMGECRSGSSIAVTVNEVLGTTGFDRNSLSYYPNPVNDILNLSYSNTIKSVVVYNLLGQPVVSKDVNANTVQLDMSALAAGSYIMKVESGDSIATIKVIKR, from the coding sequence ATGATGAAAATTGTACAAAGAACTTTCCATAAAGTTTTACTTGTAATGATGGTCGCCTTTGGCTCTTTTGAAGCCGGAGCGCAGATCCTTGCATGGGATGCAGCCAACAACGGCGGAGGGTTTGGCGCAAGCCCATGGGCACCAGCTACACAGGATACTAATGTAACAACTTCGGGATTAGTACGTGGCAGTGCCATAGCGACCAGCGGTACCCCGGCAGGCGGCGCATGGGGCGGATCCGGTGGCTGGGCGGCAGGCTCTGGAGTCTCTACCGACGCTAATAGTTTTTACTTTACGGTGGTGGCTGCTTCCGGCTACAAGATGAGCCTTTCTGAGATAACAACGGCTACCAGGCGGTCAAATTCAGGCCCTTCGGGATATACGCTTTACTACTCGGTTAATGGCGGCGCTTTCGTTTCTGCCGGGACAGCAACAACTACTTCTACCAGCGGCACGGGCGGTACGGCGAATTCAATACCACTGTCTTCTATTTCGGAACTACAGGATGTAGCGGCAGGAACAATAGTAAAATTCAGGATCAACCCAACCGGGTCGGCAGGAAATTATTACATTACAAACGGCACAAACAGCCTTAGGGTAAACGGTACGGTAACACAGGCACAGCCTGATGCACCTGTAGCCACAGCGGCTACGGCAATAGGGGCTGCAGGGTTTACGGCAAACTGGAATTCAGTAACGGGCGCAACCGGTTACAGGCTCGATGTAGCTACCGACGCAGCATTTACGCAAATGAGCGAGATATACGACAACTTTGCTGTTACCGGCACGTCGCAATTGGTTTCTGTTGGCATTGAGCCGAATGTAACCTATTACTACAGGGTACGGGCTGAAGTAAACGCCGCCACTTCGCCTAATTCGAATGTGATCACCGCCACAACACTGAACCCGGTACCGGCGACCATAACTACCACCCAGATATTGCCTGCAAGCATAACAACTACGACAGCGGTTTCGGGAGGTAATGTTACCAGCGATGGGATGGCTGCGGTTACTGCGCGCGGTGTGGTATGGGCAACTACAACTAACCCAACCACTGCTTCTTTGACTACAACTGATGGCACAGGAACGGGAATATTCACCAGCAACTTTTCAGGGCTTACGCCAAATACACATTACTATTACAGGGCTTATGCAACTAACAGTATCGGAACTTCTTATGGCGCGGAATATTCTTTCTGGACACTTGCCAATACTCCGGGATCACCGACTATAAGCAACGCCGATATTTTCAGCATTGACATTGCAATTGATGCCAACGGGAATCCTGCCAGTACAGTTTATGCCATTATGATAAACGGCGGCGGCCTTACCGGTCAATTTGTTGCTGCTGACGGTTCAGTTTCCGATACAGCGGTTTGGCAAACGGCTGCCCAGTGGGGTGCGGTTATCACTGTAGATGTATTGATGCCGGGCACTACCTATACTTTTAGCGTTGCTGCCCAAAACGGCGCAGGGGTGCAGACACCATGGAGCGCGGCAGCACAGGGCAGTACCAATCCGCTGCCGGGACCTACGACACTTACACTTCTTAACAATACAATTGATTTCGAACCGGCATGCCTTAGCACAGATTCCGACGGGGCCGTTGGGTCCTTTGTTTTTGAAGCTACTAACCTTAGCGGTACAGGAATCGGACTCGGCACTGTTTTAGTAAGCGGCCCGGACGGGATGCCGCTTGAAGGCATCAGCTTTAGCACTACAGCAGACGGACAATTTGACGAAGGCACTTTCCAGGTGGAAGCTATTGAAGAAGGACAGGACAACACAATATATGTAAGGTTCGACCCTACTTCAGGAGTGAGCTACGGTACGCTGGTTATCGAACTTTCCCTGATCGACCCGATGAACAGCACTGCTGAGCCAATTACAGTAGAAGCTGTCATCGTAGACCTTCCTGAGGCAGGTGCTGCCCAGGCAGTGTGCGCGGGAAGTACAGTTGCTAACCTTACCACTACCTCAGGAACGGATATTAAATGGTATACTGTCCAAACAGGCGGTACGGCTTTAGCTGCGACAGATGTTTTGGCGACAGGTACTTATTATGCCTCTCAAAGTATCGGCGAGTGTGAAAGCGCGAGGATCCCGGTGGTCGTAACCGTAAACCCTATACCGGATGCGCCGGTTGCCGAAGCGCAATTATTCTGTGGCACTGCAACAGCAGGTGAGCTACAGGCGACTACAGGTACATCGTTAAAATGGTACGACGTGGCTACCGGCGGAACTCCTCTATCAGCAACAGCAGCTTTGGCTACAGGAACCTACTATGTAACACAAACCATGACAGATTGCGAAAGCGCAAGGACTTCGGTAGCTGTAACGGTTAACGCTATCCCTGATGCCCCAACCGCTCCGGCCCAGCTATTCTGCGGCCCGGCTACAGTAGACGGACTTACCCTTACCACGGGTGCTGCGCCAAAATGGTATACTGCCGAAACCGGTGGAGACGCCCTTGAGATGGAAACAGCGCTTGCTTCAGGTACCTATTATGTATCGCAAACCGTTGGCGGGTGCGAAAGTGCCAGGACAGCGGTTGAAGTAACCGTAAACCCGATACCTGCCGCTCCCGCAGTTGTGCCTGTACAGACTTTCTGTAATACAGCTACCGTTGCCGATCTTGATGCCGATGGCGAGAACATACTTTGGTATACTTCAGCTACAGGCGGAACTGCTTTATCCGAAACTACAGCTATTACTGCGGGTACATCATTATTCTATGCTTCCCAAACTATAAACGGATGCGAAAGCACAACAAGGACTGCAGTGGCGGTACAGCTTAATTTAACGGCTGCCCCCGCGGCGGCGGCACAGTCATTCTGCGGTGCAGGAACTGTGAGTGAGCTAATGGCTGCTACTTCTTCCCCTGTATGGTATGCTGACGAAATAGGAGGCACGGCATTAGAAGGCACTACTGCCCTGGCTACAGGTACTTACTATGTATCCCAGACTATAAACGGCTGTGAAAGCGCCAGGACAGCGGTTGCCGTTACAGTAACACAGGTAATTAACCCTGAAGGGGATGATACCCAGGATTTTGAAGCCGGTGAAACGCTTGCCGACCTTGAAGTAGAAGGCGAAAACATCGTGTGGTATGCTGACGAGGCGCTTGAAACTATTTTGCCGGATACGACTCCGCTTGCAGATGAAACTACCTATTATGCAGTGGCAACGATGGGTGAGTGTAGGAGCGGATCGTCAATTGCAGTTACGGTAAATGAAGTATTAGGCACAACAGGATTCGACAGGAACAGCCTGAGCTATTATCCTAACCCGGTAAATGACATACTGAACCTGTCGTACAGTAATACTATCAAATCTGTGGTTGTGTACAACCTGCTTGGACAGCCTGTAGTGTCGAAGGATGTAAATGCAAATACGGTACAGCTTGATATGTCGGCGCTTGCCGCAGGCTCTTATATCATGAAAGTGGAATCCGGCGACAGCATTGCAACAATAAAAGTAATTAAGAGATAA
- a CDS encoding peptide chain release factor 3 gives MNFKEEIERRRTFGIISHPDAGKTTLTEKLLLFGGAIQEAGAVKSNKIKKGATSDFMEIERQRGISVATSVLAFNYKDKKINILDTPGHKDFAEDTFRTLTAVDSVIVVIDVAKGVEEQTEKLVEVCRMRSIPMLVFINKLDREGKDAFDLMDEVEQKLGLTVTPLSFPIGMGYDFQGIYNIWEKNINLFSGDSRKNIEETIAFSDINNPELDNIIGAKPAKQLREELELIDEVYPAFDRQAYLDGKLQPVFFGSALNNFGVRELLDCFIEIAPSPRPKDSDTREVKPDEDKFAGFVFKIHANMDPKHRDRIAFVKIVSGMFERNKPYLHVRHNKNLKFSSPNAFFAEKKEIVDVSYPGDIVGLHDTGNFKIGDTLTEGEHMSFKGIPSFSPEHFRYINNADPMKAKQLEKGIDQLMDEGVAQLFTLEMNGRKVIGTVGALQYEVIQYRLEHEYGAKCSYENFPAYKACWVKPDDPKNEEFAEFKRIKQKFLAKDKFGQLVFLADSDFSIQMTQSKYPSVKLFFTSEFD, from the coding sequence ATGAACTTTAAAGAGGAAATTGAAAGAAGGCGCACCTTCGGCATCATCTCGCACCCCGATGCGGGTAAGACAACGCTAACCGAAAAACTGCTGCTTTTCGGGGGCGCGATACAGGAGGCCGGCGCCGTAAAGAGCAACAAGATCAAGAAGGGCGCAACGTCCGACTTCATGGAGATCGAGCGCCAGAGGGGAATCTCGGTGGCGACATCGGTGCTTGCTTTCAATTATAAGGATAAAAAGATCAACATCCTCGATACGCCCGGCCACAAGGACTTTGCCGAGGATACCTTCCGCACCCTTACCGCTGTGGACAGCGTTATCGTGGTGATCGACGTGGCAAAAGGTGTCGAGGAACAGACCGAAAAACTCGTGGAAGTCTGCCGTATGCGCAGCATCCCCATGCTGGTTTTCATCAACAAGCTTGACCGCGAAGGTAAGGATGCTTTCGACCTGATGGACGAGGTGGAGCAAAAGCTCGGCCTTACCGTTACGCCGCTCAGCTTCCCTATCGGGATGGGGTACGACTTCCAAGGGATTTATAACATTTGGGAAAAGAACATCAACCTCTTTAGCGGTGACAGCCGTAAGAACATAGAGGAAACCATCGCGTTTTCTGACATCAACAACCCTGAACTGGATAATATAATCGGCGCTAAGCCTGCTAAACAGCTTCGTGAAGAGTTGGAGCTTATCGACGAGGTGTACCCGGCGTTTGACCGCCAGGCCTACCTTGACGGAAAGCTGCAGCCGGTTTTCTTCGGTTCGGCCCTTAACAACTTTGGGGTACGCGAGCTGTTGGATTGCTTTATCGAGATCGCGCCTTCGCCAAGGCCAAAGGACAGCGACACCCGAGAGGTGAAACCGGATGAAGATAAGTTCGCCGGCTTCGTATTCAAGATACACGCCAACATGGACCCCAAGCACCGCGACCGTATCGCGTTCGTGAAGATAGTGTCGGGCATGTTCGAGCGCAACAAGCCGTACCTGCACGTACGCCATAACAAGAACCTGAAGTTCTCCAGCCCCAATGCCTTTTTCGCAGAAAAGAAAGAAATTGTAGACGTATCCTACCCCGGCGATATCGTCGGTCTGCACGATACAGGCAACTTCAAGATCGGCGACACGCTGACCGAAGGCGAGCACATGAGCTTTAAGGGCATCCCGAGCTTCTCGCCGGAACACTTCCGCTACATCAACAATGCCGACCCGATGAAAGCCAAGCAGCTCGAAAAGGGCATCGACCAGCTGATGGACGAAGGCGTGGCACAGCTCTTTACCCTCGAGATGAACGGCCGTAAGGTCATAGGTACTGTGGGCGCACTGCAATACGAAGTTATCCAGTACCGTCTGGAGCACGAATACGGCGCGAAATGTTCGTACGAAAATTTCCCCGCCTACAAAGCCTGTTGGGTAAAGCCGGATGATCCGAAGAATGAAGAGTTCGCCGAATTCAAGCGGATCAAGCAGAAGTTTTTGGCTAAAGATAAATTCGGGCAGTTGGTTTTCCTTGCCGACTCCGATTTCTCCATACAAATGACACAATCCAAATACCCGAGCGTGAAGTTGTTTTTCACTTCGGAGTTTGATTAG